The stretch of DNA TATGGGATTCGCTCCACAATTACACATTCTTAGCCTTCATAAGATGTAAacttccctgctccagccccaataACTGATTGGTGTTAGTAAGGAAGTTCCCCTAAGGGTAGATGATCCCATGATAGTTTCTGACAGCAGGGCAGCTACTGCAGGATATGGGACTAGATGAATggttggtctgatccagtatggcagacTCTTCACTTTCCTATCCTCATCCAGTGTTACTATGAGTTGTTTAGAGTGGTCATATTGAACTCCAGAGATGGATGAAGTGTTTCCTTTATGTATAGTGTTTGGATCCTTTGGGTTAAGGGTGCTGTAGAAATGTAATTCTTTATGATGGCCTCACTGTCAAAGGAATTTCCTTGATGCTGGGGGAGAAGTTAGTCTCATGCTTCACCCCACTCTGATAATAACTAATACCTCTTCTGTTTCAAATGTAGAACTACGGTGTCTACGGGTATCAAAATCCATGGAACTACAGCCAATATTACTCTCAGAGCTGAAAGTGACACCGTGTGAGACGCGTGACCAGTTCTAAAGATCAAGGAGCAGCCACTTTACACTTGCTTCCAAGAAAACAAGAAGTGAAAGGAAAGTGGCTGTTGACTGTTTGTAAGAGAGGGAAACTGAACTGCCTTGTTAAAAAGCCCCATTTCTCCTCTCATTGCAGTGAGCTGCCCGAACTCCTTCCTTAGCCCACATTATGAACCGGATTAGATCATGTCTGGCCTTCACCTCCAGTGGCAGCCAGGGTGGGCACTGCCTCTTTGCACTGAACTGATCTCTTTTAGATGGAAATGTCTAAGAATCCCTTCCTGTATACAGTGAACTCAAACTGGCCTCACTGCAACACAATGGGGATCCAAAAGCTGAACTCATTTGGCAGCAGCAACAAAGGAATGATCCCTTATTGGAGCTCATAgagcagaactttttttttttaaaattaactttattgCAACAGTCACCCAGGGAAGGGTCATTTTGTAAACTTTTCCTGTACATTTCATGTGGTATAAATAAACGTGCAATTAATCAGACATTGTTCTTCAGTGCAGCAGAGGTTGGAGTTTTGTTCATTTTCATGGGGAAGTTATAGTACAGCTCCCTCTCTTGGCAAAAAGCATTGTGCTGCTAGGACATTATGTGAACACTTCCCCTTTTCTGGATGGGGTATAATATGGACGTTACTGGGACCTTGTTATGTCCCTGTGGATCCTTGCTGCTTTTGCATAAAAAGTAAGACTGGTTCATCTGGGTCGAGAATAGCTCTGAGCAAGAAAACACATCCTCCTCAGAAGGGGATAGATAGCATCAATCAGCACAAAGAAAACAGGATAGTTGGTTTATTTAAAACCCCTTGTTCAACAACCACTCTTTCAGTTCATTGTCAAAATAACCCTTGATACGGATGCTGCAGGTGATTTCGTTGACTTGAATAGGTGGTGGTTTCCCAGCGAGCTGAGTGAGGAACTCCTTAACTTCCTCTTCTAGGGCCTGAGGTTAAAGAAACAGAACAAGAATACAGTCTCAATACAACTATCAAATAAGGACAGCCCAAAAGTTTAGGCATCAAACACTAGGCCATGCTTTCAGCAGTTAAGAGCTAGTTTGACTGTCTTCGTTTAAAGCTGTGTAAGGCATAACACTAAACAGTTCAGAGATGTTATGTTGTTAATTAGGTCTTGTAGGATCTGCCAGAACAGCAGTGTCAGTGCTCCAGCTAGTCTGGAATTTTGTTTCCTGGGGTGGTAGATGATTCGCTAACAAATATAACTCTCCATTTTCTGCATCCATGCAAGGAGGAAAGTGATCTCTCCGCAAGGAGGAAAGTGATCTCTCCTCAAGAAAAAAAGCTTTGCTCCTTATCCTGGACTAGTATAGCATCCCTATTAGCCTTTTTCCTAACTAATATCACTGTAGTGGCTGATACCCTGGGGAATATGTAACTCTCTTACAAAGCtatatttagggccctaccaaattcatggtcatgaaaaacgtgtcaaaccatgaaatctggtcttgtgtgcttttaccctgtactatacagatttcatggggggagactagtgtttctcaaattgggggtcctgacccaaaaggccgttgcagggaggtcacaaggttattttagggggttatggtattgccatccttacttctttgctcataccatgccatgctacccttacttttgcgctgctgctggccagcagctgccattctccagctgctcagctctgaaggcagtgctgccaccaacagtgcagaagtaagagtagcagtacAACAACcaacccacaccccctccccagtaACCTTgcgattcccccctccccactccttttCAAGTCAGCAcacctacaattacaacaccacgaaatttcaaatttaaatagctgaaatgaaatttaccatttttaaaatcctgtgactatGAATTTGACCAATATGAGCTGtgaattggtagggccctagctatattCCTGTGATTGGCTGTGAAACTGACTTCTGCAGGACACATTCAGTATATTTTCTCCTATTATTAAATTTGCTTTCCCTTTTGGGGTAAGGAGAATCACCGAATATGCATTGTTTAAGAATCTGTATTATCACTGGTAGGCTGTTAGGAATGCGTTGGAATGGCACGTACCCAGATATCTCCTTCGATTTTCCTGATGACAGTCATCCTCCTGTTGCCACTGGTGATGTCCTTATAGACTGGAACGTTGTGCATGCGGGAACGTCTCACAAAGTAAGGAAGGGCAGGTGGAGTATCTAACCAAAAAAAACCTGATTTCAACTCTAGGCCAGAGCACTGTTTGCTCTGCATGCTCCACTAGTGAGCCCAGATCAGAAAAGTGACCCTGGTGAAGCTCAAGTCATCTCAGTTTGCAACTCTACTCTCTGTACCACAAACTCCCAGTACCATCTAAAATCCAACTGGGTTGTTCCTGGCTAAGCCAGTCACTGGTAAAAATGCAGTCAGAATTTAGCTGACTTACGCATTATGGCAAAACAGATGCCTGCTCATATGCCAGTAGCTTTGCTAAAAAAGTCTGACTGGAATAAATTTTAGTCACTTTTCTGATACCAACTGCTTAACAAGGCTTGTATTTCTCAAGCTTTAGAAACAGAGGGGTAAGCCTATTCCAGTCAAAGAGGCAGCATAACCTGCTGGAAGGACTACTACAAGCCTTGATCACTTTTTCTGTACCTTACTCTTAAAGCCACAAATCCttgaaataaaacatgcaagcaaCAGTGACGGTAGCTCAAATTAAGTTACAGGAAGCAAGAACAGAGTTAGGGGCCAGTTTGTGTTgttagaagtttaaaaaaaaaaaaaaaagtactgcaGGTTGGATGCCTTCTGATCTGAGAAAATGTATCTTTTTGCTCTAGGCTCATATACCCTTTAGGGTTATGCAGCACTATGGGGGGAAATTTTCAGAGACAAATGGCACCCAGCTCTTTAACTGTATGAAAACTTCCTCAgactaaaaataataatttgagtCATAGGAATATAACACTGTGACCAAAACCCTCCACTTTAATATCACATGGAAAAATGTTTTGAGGAGCATACGGGACTTGCCAACATTCAGTGCATTTACTACACCATAACCCATAATCTGGTGGAAAAAACATAGGCGTGACACTAGTTCCCTTTCACTTAAGAGCACTGGATGTTCTAAGATACTCTAGAACAGTGGTCACCATGATCCCAGAGGATCTCCCAGTCTATCGCAGTCTCTGGCAGTGTAGCGGGGCTGCTGCTACTGGTGCTAAGGCTTGTTCTCTGTCTGCTGTgggccccaggggtgggggagagcaggggtctCCCTCTGCATACTATTGCTACCTGCAAGCACTGCCcgcgtagctcccattggccaggaacagggagctgtggccaatggcaGATGCAGCACTTGCAGAGCCATGTGCCCCCTGCATGGGCACGTTGGTCCCTCCCAGGAGTGGAGCGGGGCAgacagcctgccttagcctcactgcgTTGCCGACCAGGAGCCACCCACAGTAAGTGTCACCCAGCAGGAGgctgcaccccagagccagcaccccaaacctcctcctgcaccctgacattctgccccagccctgacccccccgtactgaaactccctcacagagcttGCATCTCtcaccccctactgcaccccaaccccctgctccaggctcagcccagTGCTCCTTCCCACAGTGAACCCCCCAGCCCACagtccacaccccctcccgaaccTCGAAcctcaaccctctaccccagcccagtgaaagtgagtgaagttGGAGAAGAGCGAGCAGAGGagatggggggatggagtgagtggggcaggtctttgggaaagtggggtgggggggtgttgatgctgggttgcccttaaattcaaaaaagtGACCTTGCGCAtaaaaaaggttggagaccactgctctagctcAGGCCAAAGCTGGTCTTCCTCACAACAGCACCATTTTGGACTCATTTTATTGGTGGGAGGAGCTAGTCAATGCAGAACTGGGATACAGGCACAGCACACTAGATCAGCactcaacaacaaaaacagcgaggagtgcggtggcaccttaaagattaacagatttatttgggcataagcttttgtgggtaaaaaacccacttcttcagatgcatggagtgaaaattacagatacaggcataaatatatattggtacatgaagagaagggaagtTCTCCACGTGTAAGGTAACTGTCTTCATGTCCtcgctgtttttgtggatacagactaacatggctacccttccGATATTTGGCATTCAAGAACAGTTGCTACAAGTAAGCTTGGCAGAATGATTGTTTGTTTCTGaaggataatatcaatgttttaTGCAgctttttcaatttaaatttccAGTTGTGCAAAATCATGGATTTGAAgcattttattgatttaaatgttcacagttgtgggaaattaaaGACATATTGAAattaaaagttaaagctttatatccattaa from Eretmochelys imbricata isolate rEreImb1 chromosome 7, rEreImb1.hap1, whole genome shotgun sequence encodes:
- the MRPL49 gene encoding large ribosomal subunit protein mL49 isoform X1 produces the protein MAATVALAGLRRRPGSVWGVGARLLLQVTPQQNPSRDKTETHHPHYPGIVESTEEYKFVERLIPPTRIPAPPKHAQYPTPSGWRAPSDTPPALPYFVRRSRMHNVPVYKDITSGNRRMTVIRKIEGDIWALEEEVKEFLTQLAGKPPPIQVNEITCSIRIKGYFDNELKEWLLNKGF
- the MRPL49 gene encoding large ribosomal subunit protein mL49 isoform X2 yields the protein MAATVALAGLRRRPGSVWGVGARLLLQNPSRDKTETHHPHYPGIVESTEEYKFVERLIPPTRIPAPPKHAQYPTPSGWRAPSDTPPALPYFVRRSRMHNVPVYKDITSGNRRMTVIRKIEGDIWALEEEVKEFLTQLAGKPPPIQVNEITCSIRIKGYFDNELKEWLLNKGF